Below is a window of Planctomycetes bacterium MalM25 DNA.
GGATCGTTCTCGGTCCACGGGCAACCGAGGCGGAACTGGCCGAGGTGGCCGATCGCATCCGGGCGAACCCCCGCGAGTACATCGCCCAACCGATGCTCGAACTCTCCACGGCGCCGACGCTGACAGGCGAAGCCCTTGAGCCCCGGCACGTCGATCTGCGCCCCTTCGTCCTATCTGGCAAGGAAGTCTACGTGATGCCTGGCGGGCTGACCCGCGTCGCGCTCGAACGCGACTCGATGATCGTCAACTCCTCGCAGGGCGGCGGAAGCAAAGACACCTGGGTGCTGCGTTCCTCGGCCAACGGCGAGGCCTCCCCATGCTGAGCCGCGTTGCCGAGTCGATCTACTGGATGAGTCGCTACCTCGAGCGAGCCGAGAATGTCGCCCGCTTCCTCGACGTGAACGATAACCTCACACTCGGCGAGGGGGGCGACCTCAGCGAGCAGTGGGCGCCCCTGGTCTACACGACCGGTGATCACCAGGCCTACAAGAAGCTGTACGGCGAGCCGCGCCGCGACGCCGTGCTCCGCTTCCTTTCCTTCGACCCGAAGAACCCGAACTCGATCCTCTCCTGCGTGGCCAACGCCCGCGAGAACGCCCGCGGCGTGCGCGAGTCGATCACCGGGCCGATGTGGGAGGAGATCAACAAGTTCCACCTGATGGTCCAGTCGGCGGCAAAGAACCCCCAGTTCTTGGCCGAGCCCAACCAGTTCTGCGACCAGGTCAAACGCGCCAGCCACTCGGTGATCGGCACGACCGAAGCGACCATGTCGCACAACGACGGCTGGCACTTCTCGCGCATCGGCCGGCTGCTGGAGCGGGCCGATAAGACCTCTCGGATCCTCGATGTCCAGTACTACCACCTGCTCCCCGCCGTGACCGATGTCGGATCGACGCTCGACGTGGTCCGCTGGAGCGCCCTGCTGCAATCGGCCAGTGCCCTGACGATGTACCGGCGTGCCCACGGGCGGATCACCCCCGAGCGGGTGGCAGGTTTCCTCCTTCTCGACCGGGAATTCCCCAGATCGATGCGGTTTAGCCTGATGCGTGTGCAAGACTCCATCGGGGAGATCACCGGCAGCCGACCCGGCACGTTCAGCTGCCGGAGCGAGCAACTGGCCGGCCGCCTCCGCACGGAGATGGACTACACCGCGGTGGACGACGTCGTCCAGCAAGGGATGCACGAGTACGTCGATCGCTTCCAAACCCGGCTGAACGAGATCGGCCAAGCGCTCCAACAAGACTTTTTCACGCTCGACACGGACGCCGAACAACGCCAGATGGCCCCCCGCTCGTGGCAGTAAGTACACTGTCGTGACGCCCCCCGCCCGCCTCCAATCGGCCGCTCCCGCCCGCCATGAGTATCCGCGTCGCGCTGCACCACCGGACCAGCTACCGGTACGACCGCCCCATCGAACTCGGCCCCCAGGTCATCCGCCTGCGACCGGCGCCGCACGCCCGGACGCCAATCGAGAGCTATTCGCTCGCGGTCGGTCCTGCGGATCACTTCGTGAATTGGCAGCAGGACCCCTTCGGCAACTACCTGGCGAGGTGCGTCTTCAACGAGCGGGCGACCGAGCTGAGCCTCACGGTCGATCTGACCGCTTCGCTCTCGGTGATCAACCCGTTCGATTTCTTCACCGAACCCGCGGCGGAGACCTTCCCTTTCGGCTACGACGACGAGACACGCCAGAACCTGAAGCCCTACTTCGCTCTAGCGGAGACGGGACCGGCGCTGCACCAGCTCCTCGGATCGGTTGATCGCACGCCGCGCAAGACGATCGACTTCTTGGTCGAACTGAACCAACAGCTTGAGCGAGAGATCGATTACACGGTCCGGCTCGAGCCAGGCGTGCAGACCTGTGAAGAGACCCTACGGAAGAAGAGCGGGTCGTGCCGTGACTCGGCCTGGTTGCTCTGCCAAGTCTTGCGGCACCTGGGTTTTGCAACACGGTTTGTTTCGGGCTACTTGATTCAGCTAACCGCCGACCAAGAATCGCTCGATGGCCCTTCGGGACCGGAAGCCGACTTCACCGACCTGCACGCCTGGACCGAGGTCTATCTGCCCGGGGCGGGCTGGGTCGGGCTCGACCCCACGTCGGGTCTGTTCGCCGGCGAGGGTCACATCCCCCTCGCCTGCACCCCACAGCCGACATCCGCTGCGCCGATCACCGGCGGGCACGAGGAGTGCGAGGTCGAGTTCGACTTCGAGATGTCGGTGACCCGCGTCCACGAGGACCCGCGGGTCACCAAGCCGTACACCGAGGAGGAGTGGGGGCGGATCGAGGCGTTGGGGCACCGGATCGACGAGCGGCTGAACGACGCCGACGTGCGACTCACCATGGGTGGCGAACCGACCTTCGTGTCGATCGATGACATGGACGGCGACGAGTGGCAGACGGCCGCCGTCGGCCCGACGAAACGCCATTTGGCGGACGACCTGCTGCTGAGGCTCAAGAGCCGCTTCGGCACAGGGGGCTTGCTCCACTACGGCCAGGGCAAGTGGTACCCGGGCGAGCAGCTGCCACGGTGGGCCTTCACCTGCTACTGGCGCGCCGACGGGGAGCCGATCTGGGCCAACGAGTCGCTCCTCGCCCGCGATGGCGTGAGCCACGGGCAGACAGTCGATGACGCCCGCCGCTTCGGCCAGGCCCTCGCCGAGCGTCTCGAGGTGAATCCGGAGCACGTTGTCGATGGCTTCGAGGACGCCATGTACTACGCTTGGCGTGAGCGGCGGCTGCCGGCCAACGTCAACCCGCGAGACGCGAAGCTCGAAGACCAAGAAGAACGCGAGCGGTTGGCCCGCGTTTTCGAGCAGGGACTGACCACCTCGGTCGGGGTTGCGCTGCCCCTCAAGTTCGCTTGGTGGGCGGCCGAACCACGCTGGCAGAGCGGCGCCTGGGTCGTCCGTTCCGAGGAGATGTTCCTCACGCCAGGCGACTCGCCGATGGGCTACCGCCTACCGATCCAGTCGCTGATGTTCGACGGCCGGCCCGATCACGCAACGGCGTTCCTCGAGGCCGATCCGTTTGAGCGAGAGCGGCCGTTGGCGGTCCGCGAACAGATGCGGCGGCAGCGACGATCCCCAGCACTGGCTGGCGTCGCGGGCGGAATCCATGGCCACTTGGGCGGCGGAGACAATGGGTCCGGTCACGCAGCTCCTTATACGGGTGGGAACGGATTCGGCGGGCCCGGCGTTGACCAACACGAGCCGCAACAATCCAGTAACAACCGTTTGCCGGAGAGCTACCGGCCTTCTAGTTACTCACTCGACGTCGATTACCAAGACCCGTCCGAGGTCGTCCGCACCGCGTTGTGCGTCGAGGCACGCGGGGGAACGCTGCACGTCTTCCTCCCGCCGATCGAGCGGTTCGACGTGTTCCTCGACTTGATCACGGCGATCGAAGAGACGGCCGAGGAACTTCAAACGCCTCTGGTGATCGAGGGGTACGAGCCCCCGCGAGACAGTCGTCTGAAGCACATCAAGGTGACGCCCGACCCGGGCGTGATCGAGGTCAACGTCCACCCGGCGGAGAGCTGGGACGAGTTGGTCGATATCACAACCGGCGTGTACGACGACGCCCGCCTCAGCCGCTTGGGCACGGAGAAGTTCGACCTGGACGGTTCTCACACGGGGACCGGCGGCGGCAACCACGTGGTGCTCGGTGGGCCGACCCCCGCTGACAGCCCCTGGCTCCGCCGACCCGACCTGCTCAAGAGCTTCCTTGGGTACTGGAACAACCACCCGTCGCTGTCCTACCTGTTCAGCGGAAAGTTCATCGGGCCGACCAGCCAGGCGCCCCGTGTCGAAGAGGCACGGGCGGACTCGCTCTATGAACTGAAGATCGCTTTCGAGCAGGTCCGCACTGGCCAGGATTGCCCCCCTTGGTTGGTGGACCGGATCTTCCGCAACTTGCTGGTCGATGGCACGGGCAACACCCACCGCAGCGAGTTCTGCATCGATAAGCTGTTCTCCCCCGACAGCTCATCGGGCCGGCTGGGGCTCGTGGAGTTCCGAGCGTTCGAAATGCCCCCGCACGCGCGGATGAGCCTCACTCAGCAGCTGTTGCTCAGAGCGCTCGTGGCCCGGTTCTGGGAGACGCCCTACGAGCAGCCGATGGTCTCGTGGGGAACCACGCTGCACGACCGGTGGATGCTGCCGCACTTCGTTTGGCAGGATTTCGAGGACGTCCTCGAAGAGACGCGGCGGGCCGGCTTCCCCCTTGAGAACGAGTGGTTCGCTTCCCACCAAGAGTTCCGCTACCCGTTCATCGGCGAGTTCACCCAGCGGGGCGTGCGGGTCGAGTTGCGGCGGGCAATCGAGCCCTGGTACGTGCTCGGCGAGGAAGGGTCCGTCGGAGGGACGGCGCGCTACGTCGATTCCTCGGTCGAGCGGATGCAGGTGAAGGTTTCCGGCATGACCGACCCACGGTATCGCTTGGCGTGCAACGGGAGGGAAGTCCCGCTCCACCCGACCGGCGTCGAGGGCGAGTTCATCGCCGGCATCCGCTACCGGGCCTGGCAACCGCCCAGTGCGCTGCACCCGACGATCGGCGTCGACGGGCCGCTGACGTTTGACCTCGTCGATGATTGGATGGAGCGATCCGCAGGGGGCTGCCAGTACCACGTCGGCCACCCGGGCGGACTGAACCCGACAACCTTCCCGGTCAACGCCCTCGAGGCCGAAACCCGGCGGGCGACGCGCTATCTCGCTTTCGGCCACACCGGAGGCGAGGTTATAATCCGGCCCTCCGAACCGAATCCCGAGTTCCCGCTCACGCTCGACCTCCGCCGCGGCAAGTAAGGATGCAGCAACAGGCGCAGTCCGCCGGCCCGACGCCGTCGGCCGCGTCGCTCTTCGGAGGTTACCGGCCCCCGGCCGATTCCTTCGACGAGATGCTCGCGTCGGACGGCGAGGTGCGTCCCGCGTGGGTTGGCCTCCGTTCGCAGCTGGACCGGATCGGCTCGGCCGAACTCAGCCGTCGGTGGGTGCGTTCGCAGCGGCTGATCCATGAGAACGGGGTCGCTTACAGCGCTTACGGCGACCCGGAGGAACGCCCTCGGCCCTGGGCGCTCGACCCGGCCCCTTTGCTCGTGCACGAGAGCGAATGGAACCCGATCGCGGCGGGGCTGCGGCAACGCGCCCGCCTGCTGGAGAGCATCCTCCAAGACCTGCACGGCGAGCAGCGTCTGATATCGGCCGGCGTGCTGCCGGCGGAGCTGCTGTACCGCCACCCCGCCCACCGGCTGCCCCTGCAACGAGCAGCGGAGTTCGATCCGCGGCCGATGCTGCAATTCTACGCGGCCGACCTGGGTCGCTCGGCGGACGGAAAGTGGTGGGTGCTCGCTGACCGCACCGAGGCGCCATCCGGTATCGGCTTTGCCTTAGAGAACCGCATCGTCACGTCTCGGATGCTGGCCGAGCCGTTCCGCGACCGGCTCGTCAAGCGTCTGGCCCCCTTCTTCACGCGGTTGCGTGATGCGCTCGAACGCCGCGCACCCGGCCACCGGCCGAACCCGAACATCGCGATCCTGAGCCAGGGCCCCGGTCACCCCAATTACTTCGAAGACGCCTACCTCGCCCGCTACCTCGGCTACCTGCTGGTCGAGGGGGGCGACCTGACCGTCCGCGAACGCCGGCTGTGGATGAAAACGCTCGACGGCCTCTCCCCGATCGACGTGCTCGTACGCCGACCCAGCACGGCCGACTGCGACCCGCTCGAATTGGGCGGGGTTTCTCCCTCCGGAGTCGCGGGGTTGCTGCAAGCGGAACGCGACGGCGGCCTCCAAGTCATCAACGCTTGCGGCAGCGGGCTGGTCGAGTCACCCGTCTTCATGGCCTTCATGCCGCGGCTTTGCCAAGCCTTGCTAGAGGAGCCACTGCAGATGCCCGGCGTTGCCTCTTGGTGGTGTGGCGAACCCGAATCTCTCGATTTCGTCCTCGAGAACCTCGACAACCTGGTCTTGAAGCGTGCGTACCGCCAGCGGGGTGAGGAGTCGTTGCTCACCAAGCAACTCCGGGAGACACCTCGCCCTAAACTGATCGAGTTGATCCGACGCGAGCCGCACGCTTACGTCGCCCAAGAAGAGGTCGTCCGCTCAACCGCACCGGCGTGGGACGATCAGGGTTTCACCCCGGTCCGCGTGGCGATGCGGGCCTTCGCGGTCGCGGGAACCGACGGCTTTGAGGTCATGCAGGGCGCCCTGGCGCGCACCACCCAGCAGCACGGCTCCTTAGAGACCAGCCTCCTCACGGGCGAGGGGAGCAAGGACGTCTGGGTCTTGGGCGAGCGCCCGGTCAAGGACGTTTCGCTGCTGCCCAGCGAACAGGAACCGGTCGAACTGGTCAGGATCGGGGCCGAACTCCCGAGCCGCGTCGCGGACAACAGCTTCTGGCTTGGGCGTTACCTTGAGCGGGCCGACGCGGCGGCGCGACTCGTCCGGATTGTCACCACCAAGCTCACGAGCGAGGACGAGGCAGCCGGGTTCGTCGAGTTGCCCGCCCTGGTCCGCGGCCTTGCCGAACAAGGCCAGATCGAGCCGGGGCACGCCGTCGAAGCCCTGCGAGATTTGCTCCCAAAGGTCGAGCGTGCCCTACCGTCGGAGGTGCTATCGACCAAGCAGCCCGGCTCGCTTGGATCCACGGTGCGTTCCCTGTTCGCCGCCGCGGCGCAAGTGCGTGACCGCCTGTCCCGTGATTCGTGGAGAATCATCCTGCGGATCAACGAGCGTTTCCGCGCGTTGGACGCTGAGAACGCTGACTTGACCGACCTCTTGAACCAGACGGATGAACTCATCCTCGACCTCTCCGCCCTGGGCGGCATGGTGGTCGAGAGCATGACGCGTGCCCAGTTCTACCGCTTCCTCGACATCGGCCGCCGCGTCGAAAGGGCGTTGCAGTCGATCGATCTCTTGCGCGCCACCCTCCTCGACGCGGGGCCACCTAAGCCCGCGTTGCTGGAGTCGCTGCTCGAGGCGGCCGACAGCCTGATGACCTACCGCTCTCGCTACCGAGCGAACCTCAAGCTGGCCCCGGTGCTCGACCTCCTGCTGACCGACGACTCCAACCCGCGGAGCCTCGCCTGGCAGCTCGACACGCTCCTGCGTCACGTCGGCAAGTTGCCACGAACGGACGAGTCGACCGGCGACCCCCCTGAGCAGCGTCTCAGCCTCGGCCTCAGCCACGCGATCCGCATGGTCGATGTGCAGCAGCTGGCCGAGTCGTACGAGTTGGGGCGACGCGAGCCGCTTGCCTCGTTGCTGGACGACGTCGGCCGCGACCTGCCGAAGCTGGCCAACGCCCTCGCCTTGAAGTACCTGGCCCACGCCGGCCCGCCCCGGCAGCTGGCGCCGACCTGAGCAACGCCGATCCGCCCATGCGTTTCCGCATCAACCACACGACACGCTACACCTACAGCGACCCGGTCGCGGTGTGCCACAACCTGGTTCGACTCACGCCTCGGCAGACGAGTCGCCAGACCATCGAGTCGCACCGGTTGGTCGTTTCGCCCGAACCAGCCGACTTGGTTCAGCGGACCGACGTGCTGGGCAATCGGGTCGGCTACTTCTCGATCCCTCACGCGCACAAGGGCCTCGCCGTTTCGGCAACCAGCGAGGTGACGGTCAACGATCCGGCCGCTCTGCCCGAGTCGACTCCTGGCTGGGAAGAGATCCGTGAGTCGTTGCGCAAGCGAGACCACCCCGAAACCGCGGGCGCCTACCGCTTCGTCTTCCCTTCATTGCATGTCACCGACGAGCCGGCACTCCGCGAGTACGCCTCCGAATCGTTTCACCCGAGCCGTCCGATACTCGAGGCGACACGCGAGCTCACGACACGCATTCACGAGGACTTTAAGTACAGCCCGGCGGCCACGACCGTGAGCACGCCGATCCTCGAGGCGTTTGAGAAGCGGGCCGGTGTCTGCCAGGACTTCGCCCACCTGCAGACCGCCATGCTCCGATCGCTTGGCTTGGCAGCGAGGTACGTCAGCGGCTACCTAAGAACCCTCCCCGCCCCTGGTAAGGAACGTCTGGTCGGAACCGACGCGTCGCACGCCTGGCTCGGCGTGTACACCGGCGTGTCCGGTTGGATCGACTTCGATCCGACGAACGACAGCCTCCCCCGGACCGACCACATCACCCTAGCAATCGGCCGCGACTACGCCGACGTCGCCCCCGTCCAGGGAGTCTTTGTGGGAGGCGGAACGAACACACTCGATGTCTCGGTCGATGTCGCCCCAATGGCAGAAAGCTAGGAAGCCGCGTTCGAGTCAATCGGCCCTGAATCGCCCAAGAGCGTCGTAGCATGCTCGACCAGGGGAATCCCCCAGCGCGACACCGCTTCTCCAGTGTCCCGCCAACGGTCCCTCGGCAAGTACCAACGGGTTACGACCCGAGGCTTGTCGCCTGAAGCCGGGACTACAAGGCGAAGCAGAATGCGAAGCGATGCTACCCGCTGACAAACCGGCCTACCCGCACGCCAGCTGCCCAGATCCTTTCAGTATGCAGAGCCATCAAGTGACCACGGCTGGATTCCAGGGATCGCAGCATTTTCCGGGGAATAGCGATCTCGGCAAGGGCACTGGCACAGATTCCGGCACACCTGAGGACGGTGGGCCCGAATGACCACAGGTGTACAAAAGGGTGGACATCCGCCATTGCGGCGATTTGCTGAATGGGGCAGATTGCCGCCGCACGCTTCGACGAGCCATGCGTGCGACCCCAAGGCCACGGAATCGGCCAGTCTTCCGCAAGACTACCCGGCTCACACACGCCGCACCTGCGGCATGACCCTCGGGGAGCGATTCCAAGATGGCAGATGCATTCCAGAGCCCACTTCTGACCCTGCGCGAGGCGGCCGAGTATCTCCGGATCTCCCACTCCACGCTCGAGGTCTTCAAGCGAAAGGGGCTGATCAAGACGATTCGGCTTGGCGGTGCGGTGCGTGTTCACCGCGACGAGCTCGAAAGGATCTTGCGTGAGGGACTCTGATCCATGCGCACAGCATCCGATGACGCCCTGATCGAAGCGGCGCGGCGTGCCGTAGAGCTTCGCGTGATGACCCCACGCCAAGCCGCGGAGCACTACGGCGTGGAGCTGGCCGAGATCGCATCGACTAGCAAGGCGCGGCGTTGCCCCACGTGCGGGGCGGTGTTGCGCGAGAGAGGGAACACGGCCGCGGCGCTGAAGCGTCTCGCGGCGAGCGCATAGAAAAGCCGCCGGCCCATAGAGCGGATTGCTCTTTGACGTGACCGTCGAGTGGATTAGGAATCGGTATCCCATGAAGAGGAGACCGATAGCATGGCGGCCTACTCAGCGGACCTGCGCGAGCGGATGAGGTTGTACGCCAGCAGGTGCGTCCAGGCCTCCTTGCGGACCAACTCGGGCGTCTTGCAACGCAGCACGTCCATCTGCATCGTCGTCTTGATCGATCGCACGTCGAGTTCCTGATTCCAACGAGCCCGGTACAGCTCGGCCAAGTCTTCCTTGGAATACCGCTTCGGATCGAGCAACGTCGTGACGAGGATCATCGCCTTGGTGCGGAAGCCCGGGCGGTGGATACGGACACGCGTTTCGCGAACCGTTAGATACCTCGGCATCGCTAGTTGTGCTTTGCGACCAACGCCACGGATGTCAGGCTTTGGCCAACGCACCAGGTGGTCCTCCTTCCCGAGCCGCTGGCCAAGGCGGAAGTCGGCGGCCCGCAGGGCCTTGTTGAGCCGAGTGACCATGGCCACGCCTCGTTGCTGCGTCTCGTAGAGACACCGCCAGTTGCCGATCAGGCAGTCCGCCAGCAGCACGTCGCCCGCTCGGAACACGCCGGAGAGCCCCCTCAACAGCGTCACCTCGCCTTGCCCCTTGCCGGCGTAACGGCTGAACCCAAGATCGAGAATCGCTCCGGTGGCGAGCGACGTGATCGCCCCGATCCGGGCGAGCGGGAAGCCGAGGCCCGGTCGCTGGTTGTAGGGCTGCGGGTACTCGGCCTGGTTCGCCGGGGTGTCGGGCATGCTCACGGTCGCGCCGTCAAACATCAGCACGCGACGCCCCTTCCAGAGCCATTCCGGGTTGGCCTTCGTGTCGAGCGCTCGACCGACCAGGCGTGTCACGGCGGAGAAGAACTCCTCTGGCAGACGCACCCTGGCTTGGCAGTAAGCACCGGTCTTCGAGGAGCACGCGTCTTGCCCTTCGGAGAGGCGGTGGGCGATGAGCCGGGCGACCGCGGCGCGGCACGAGTGGTCCGCGCTGAGCACCTGACCGAGGAACACCCACAGCGTCACGAGCGGCGTGTAGACCCGGTCCTTCCAGGCGACGCCCGAGGTCGCGAGCGCCTTGGACACAAGCTCTTTGGAGAGCACGTCGCTGAAGGGGAGTTCGCCCTCCTGCAAGAACTGCCGCCGCAGAAAGCTGATCTGGCTACGACAGCGTCCGTCCGTGTAGCCTCGCATCGTTGGGCCTCCTTGCCGTCGATGGGTTGTGTGACAACTCTCATCTAGGCGAGCGAGGCCCTTCTTCGCAGGTCACTTCATGGCAACGACTTGCGGAGAACTACGTGCCATTCGTCGTCTCCACCGTCTGCAGTTCGGCGGAAGCCGTAAGCTCAGCGGCTGGTCCAACCGACGCAGAAACAGCTAGCCGTATGTAACTAATAGCATACGCTATCACTGAAGACTGTCTGCTTTCGCGAGGCCGGCAAGCGATTCGATAGAGAGAAGACGACCCCGACACGCCTCCACCCCAGGGGCGTGTCGGGGTCGATACGGCGTCAGCCGGCTGGGCTAGGCCAGGCGGCTACGAAACTGCGGCTGCAAGCCGTCGGTAGATCTGGACTCGACGGCGTCGTCGCCTTGTTCGGCGAAGGGTGCCTGGTCTTCATCGGTCTCCTGCTGAATCCCCTGCTCAACCTCGAGCAGTAGCAGGGCGGCGTCCAAGGCCGCCAAGGTCGACTCGGTCGATGAGCGGCTCGTCAGCTCCGGTGTCGAAGGCGATTGGAACGCCACGGCGGGGGCTACAAGAGTCTCGACGGCCTCAGCAGCCTCCGTGGCCACGGCGAAGACTTCATCGAAGACCAAGGCTGACGGCAGGTTGGCCGTCGTGGCCGGGACTGGCTCATCGAAGCTGCCGATCATCAAGTTACCGCCCGTGCTGCCGTAATTATTAGCCCAGATGGTCCTGTCGGCATCGGTGATCTCGCCGTCGCCATCACCATCGGCCCGCAGATCTATCGTGCTGCCGAAAGTATCGCGGAAGACCGTGTAGTCTGCCGCGTCAACTCTCCCGTCGCCGTTGTAGTCGCCGACGGTGGCACCGACGATCACTTCGGCAACCGCGTCGCTGCCGGTGCTCGACGTCGTGTTCGCCGCGTCGATCGCCCGGCCGTTGCCGGTGATCGCGTTGCCGACCAGGTTCAGCTGGTAAGTGCCGGTCGGCAACTGACCGCCGACGACCGCCGCCCCAGTGAAGCTGAGCGTGATCGCGTTGGAGCCAAAGCCCGTGATGGTCGGCAACGCATCGACGCCGACCACCTCCAAGCCATTCTCGTCGGTCAGGGTGACACCCGTGCCGCCGGGGCCAGTGATGCCGCCGTCGCCTAGGTTGAACTGGCTGACCGGTCCGTTGAAGTTCAAGGTGATCGTTCCGTCCGGGTTAGCGGTGGCGCCCGTCAGCGAGACCAGGGCGCTGTCCGCCGCGACGTTCTCTTCGCCCGGAGTGAGGGCGGCGCCATCGACCGGCAGTCCGAAGGCCTCGGCGGCCTCGTACAGCAGGTAGTCATCGCCCGCGGGGAAGAGGTCGCCACCGAACCAGGCCGCTCCTGAGTTTCGCGCCGTGTTGCCGTTGGTGCGACTGATGGCGTCGACCTCGGGATCGAAGTCGGCGAAGTCCGCACGGTTTGTGCCGGGGCCGTACAGCTGGTCTTCAACGTCGGCGACAGGAACGCCCACCGAATCGACGATCGTCACTCCAGGCGGCAACTCGAGAGCGCCGTCGTCGTCCCAGTCGTAGTCGAAGCTGGTGGTGGTCAGCTCGGTGAACGGGCTGTAGACCAGCAAGTAGGTCGTCGAGTCGTTCTGCGACGCTACGTTCTCCTCGTCGATCGTGCCGAGCGTGTCGATCTGCGTGGCGCCAGCCGGCACGTTGAAGCCGAAGTCGGCGGCCGTCGGGGTCAGGATCGTGTGGCCGTTGGCGCCGTTGCTGAAGCCGCCGATGTCCACGACCTTCTCGGCAACACCTGTCCGGTCGCCGACGAGGCCCTCGACCGCGATGTAGTAGAGCGAGCCCATGCCAACGCCAGCCGTGCCCGTCAGCTCAACGAACTCGAACGGGGGATCGTTGCCTGGCGAGTTGATCCAGATCTCGTTGAGCAGCAGGTCGGAACCGAACGGGTTGAAGTCGTTGTCGCGGATGGTCAAGACCTCGGTGTCGCGTCCGAACGAGAGCCCGGCGCCTGAGATCGTGACATTGAGCGACTCGTTCGTCTCGAGCAACTCGTCGTCGGTGATCGCGATCGAGAAAGTCTTCGAGAGCTCGCCGTCGGCAAAGGTCACTTGGCCGGACGCTGTGCCGATGTCGTTCAGGTCGCCTGTGCCCGGGGTGACGGCCCAATCAACCGTCGCCGATCCGCTGGAGCCGCCGATCCGATTGATCGTGAGCTCAGCCGTGCCGGCGAGCTCGTTCACCGCCAGGTCGGAAGCGGCAAGGCTGAACGTGCCCACGTCCTCGGCGACCGGATCGGTGTAGAGAATCGTCAGCTCGGGTCGAAAGGTCCCAACCAAGAAGGCTTCGGAGCTGTTAAAGCTCCAAAGAGACGAGGCGTCGCTGATGATCGACCAGCCGTAGTTCTCGTCGGAGCCGTTGGCCCAGTCTTGGATGGTATCGACGTTCAGCGGGATCTCGATGAGACCTGCGCGGCCCGCATCCGGCACCGTGCCATCGGGGCGGACGTTGGCTTCGACACCGTCGGGGGTAACTCCGTTGAGGATGCTCGATCCGGTCGATCCCTGCGGGTCGAACCAGCTCGCATTCACCTCCTCCCAGTCTTGCTGCATCTGGAAGAAGTTCACCTCAGCGCCCGATGAAACGTTGGTCACGTTGACGGTCAGGAACGCGTCGAAGATCGTCGCGCCCTCGGGTACTTGGTTCAGGCCGGCTCCGAAGAGGTCGTCGAACTTGATCAGACCCTGCTGCGGGCGCACCTGCGTGATGGGGTCTTCACCCTCACCCTTCACCTGATCGACTCGGACGATCGAGCCCTGGCCAAAGCGGTTGAAAGTCAACTCACCATCCAGGTAAGCGTCTTCGGTGCCGAAGTAGCCGTTGATCCCGTTCTGGAAGGTCGCGATCTGAACGTTCGCGTCCTCGATCGTGACCGTTGCGAGGCCATTCATAGCGCCCGACTGCGTGGCGCGACCGTTCGTGATCAGGTAATCGCCGGTCACTTCGGTGACTTCAATGGAGAAACGCTCGAAGCCCTCGGCGATCCCGTCGTCGATCAGGTCGATCGTGATCTGCTTCTCCGCCTCGCCGGCGGCGAAGGTGATCGTTTCGGTCTTACCGGTGTAGTCTACGCCTTCGACGGCGGTGCCGCCGACGGTGCGGTACGTCACATCGACCGCCTCGTTGGCAATGTCACCGGTTCGGCGGAGCGTGACGGTCACGCTACCGTCCG
It encodes the following:
- a CDS encoding hypothetical protein (Bacterial transglutaminase-like N-terminal region), translating into MSIRVALHHRTSYRYDRPIELGPQVIRLRPAPHARTPIESYSLAVGPADHFVNWQQDPFGNYLARCVFNERATELSLTVDLTASLSVINPFDFFTEPAAETFPFGYDDETRQNLKPYFALAETGPALHQLLGSVDRTPRKTIDFLVELNQQLEREIDYTVRLEPGVQTCEETLRKKSGSCRDSAWLLCQVLRHLGFATRFVSGYLIQLTADQESLDGPSGPEADFTDLHAWTEVYLPGAGWVGLDPTSGLFAGEGHIPLACTPQPTSAAPITGGHEECEVEFDFEMSVTRVHEDPRVTKPYTEEEWGRIEALGHRIDERLNDADVRLTMGGEPTFVSIDDMDGDEWQTAAVGPTKRHLADDLLLRLKSRFGTGGLLHYGQGKWYPGEQLPRWAFTCYWRADGEPIWANESLLARDGVSHGQTVDDARRFGQALAERLEVNPEHVVDGFEDAMYYAWRERRLPANVNPRDAKLEDQEERERLARVFEQGLTTSVGVALPLKFAWWAAEPRWQSGAWVVRSEEMFLTPGDSPMGYRLPIQSLMFDGRPDHATAFLEADPFERERPLAVREQMRRQRRSPALAGVAGGIHGHLGGGDNGSGHAAPYTGGNGFGGPGVDQHEPQQSSNNRLPESYRPSSYSLDVDYQDPSEVVRTALCVEARGGTLHVFLPPIERFDVFLDLITAIEETAEELQTPLVIEGYEPPRDSRLKHIKVTPDPGVIEVNVHPAESWDELVDITTGVYDDARLSRLGTEKFDLDGSHTGTGGGNHVVLGGPTPADSPWLRRPDLLKSFLGYWNNHPSLSYLFSGKFIGPTSQAPRVEEARADSLYELKIAFEQVRTGQDCPPWLVDRIFRNLLVDGTGNTHRSEFCIDKLFSPDSSSGRLGLVEFRAFEMPPHARMSLTQQLLLRALVARFWETPYEQPMVSWGTTLHDRWMLPHFVWQDFEDVLEETRRAGFPLENEWFASHQEFRYPFIGEFTQRGVRVELRRAIEPWYVLGEEGSVGGTARYVDSSVERMQVKVSGMTDPRYRLACNGREVPLHPTGVEGEFIAGIRYRAWQPPSALHPTIGVDGPLTFDLVDDWMERSAGGCQYHVGHPGGLNPTTFPVNALEAETRRATRYLAFGHTGGEVIIRPSEPNPEFPLTLDLRRGK
- a CDS encoding Transposase DDE domain protein, with amino-acid sequence MRGYTDGRCRSQISFLRRQFLQEGELPFSDVLSKELVSKALATSGVAWKDRVYTPLVTLWVFLGQVLSADHSCRAAVARLIAHRLSEGQDACSSKTGAYCQARVRLPEEFFSAVTRLVGRALDTKANPEWLWKGRRVLMFDGATVSMPDTPANQAEYPQPYNQRPGLGFPLARIGAITSLATGAILDLGFSRYAGKGQGEVTLLRGLSGVFRAGDVLLADCLIGNWRCLYETQQRGVAMVTRLNKALRAADFRLGQRLGKEDHLVRWPKPDIRGVGRKAQLAMPRYLTVRETRVRIHRPGFRTKAMILVTTLLDPKRYSKEDLAELYRARWNQELDVRSIKTTMQMDVLRCKTPELVRKEAWTHLLAYNLIRSRRSAE
- a CDS encoding Helix-turn-helix domain protein codes for the protein MADAFQSPLLTLREAAEYLRISHSTLEVFKRKGLIKTIRLGGAVRVHRDELERILREGL
- a CDS encoding hypothetical protein (Bacterial transglutaminase-like N-terminal region) → MRFRINHTTRYTYSDPVAVCHNLVRLTPRQTSRQTIESHRLVVSPEPADLVQRTDVLGNRVGYFSIPHAHKGLAVSATSEVTVNDPAALPESTPGWEEIRESLRKRDHPETAGAYRFVFPSLHVTDEPALREYASESFHPSRPILEATRELTTRIHEDFKYSPAATTVSTPILEAFEKRAGVCQDFAHLQTAMLRSLGLAARYVSGYLRTLPAPGKERLVGTDASHAWLGVYTGVSGWIDFDPTNDSLPRTDHITLAIGRDYADVAPVQGVFVGGGTNTLDVSVDVAPMAES